GTATAGGCACGGGTATGCGCTTCATCGGGCCGAGGTGCTTTTCTATTTCCTCGAAAGAGGGAAAGATGGCCCGATCGATCGCGAGAATCTCGGGGAAGTAATCTTGGGCAAGCCAACACCCGGCATGGTGCGGATCCCAAGTCAAGAGGAGTTGCCGTCGCGAGACGCGCTTCATTTCCTCCAGTCCTTTTGCCATGTCTTTCCAGTGGTGGAGGGTGAGCATGGCCATAGAAAGGTCGAATTCATTAAGGCCGAAAGGGAGATCTTCTGCCGACGCCTGCACCACTGGAGCGGCACCTTCGGGGCGTTGAGCAATCATGGTGGCAGAAGGTTCCACGGCAGTAAGGTTACGTTGAGGTGGCTCATACGAACCCGCTCCTGCACCTATGTTGAGAATGGTTTTGGCATCGCCGATTTCTTTCCAAATGGTCGCTTCTATCCGCGGATCGGGTTTTCTCAGGTCGCT
This Cryomorphaceae bacterium 1068 DNA region includes the following protein-coding sequences:
- a CDS encoding class I SAM-dependent methyltransferase — translated: MSLYDRIGINYSDLRKPDPRIEATIWKEIGDAKTILNIGAGAGSYEPPQRNLTAVEPSATMIAQRPEGAAPVVQASAEDLPFGLNEFDLSMAMLTLHHWKDMAKGLEEMKRVSRRQLLLTWDPHHAGCWLAQDYFPEILAIDRAIFPSFEEIEKHLGPMKRIPVPIPHDCTDGFAYAYWRRPEAYLLPEVRQAISTFTKIKETESGLSKLREDLESGNWEKRYGFLKNRDALDSGYAVLVS